In one Mycobacteroides chelonae genomic region, the following are encoded:
- a CDS encoding MbtH family protein — MQTNPFDDDNGSFIVLVNDQEQHSLWPSFADAPAGWRVVYGDAGRAACLEYIDEHWPDIRPKDLRQRLA; from the coding sequence ATGCAAACCAACCCCTTTGACGATGACAATGGCAGTTTTATCGTTCTGGTCAACGACCAGGAGCAGCACAGTCTGTGGCCGTCCTTCGCCGATGCGCCGGCGGGCTGGCGCGTGGTCTACGGCGACGCGGGCCGCGCGGCATGTCTTGAATACATCGATGAACACTGGCCCGATATCCGGCCGAAGGACCTGCGCCAACGACTCGCGTAG
- a CDS encoding GNAT family N-acetyltransferase, whose amino-acid sequence MTREIRDIDSTNEAVAHRVIATAFAEDPVVRWVNSDPRRDVAIFRGISLALHGSGQGEYLLYEDGVAVGAAHWDPPSWEPPAAQRMRAIPLLLGAIRLGVVRGVALARAAAAVRPTHPHWYLATIGAAIPGKGIGSELLKHQIDQLEGPAYLESSNIRNNPLYERFGFKVVDEIKPVSDGPTLWAMYRD is encoded by the coding sequence ATGACCCGCGAGATCCGAGACATCGACTCCACCAATGAAGCCGTTGCCCACCGCGTGATCGCCACGGCATTCGCAGAGGATCCCGTGGTCCGATGGGTGAACTCCGACCCCCGACGAGACGTGGCCATCTTCCGTGGCATCTCACTGGCGCTGCACGGCTCCGGTCAGGGCGAGTACCTGCTCTACGAAGACGGCGTGGCGGTCGGAGCTGCCCATTGGGACCCTCCCAGCTGGGAGCCGCCCGCCGCACAGCGGATGCGGGCCATCCCGCTGCTGCTCGGAGCGATCCGGCTGGGCGTGGTGCGTGGTGTTGCCCTCGCGCGCGCCGCTGCCGCCGTCCGTCCCACACACCCGCACTGGTATCTGGCGACCATCGGCGCCGCCATCCCCGGCAAAGGCATTGGGTCCGAACTCCTCAAACACCAGATCGACCAGCTCGAGGGGCCCGCGTATCTGGAGAGCTCGAACATCCGCAACAACCCGCTCTACGAACGCTTCGGATTCAAGGTCGTCGATGAGATCAAACCGGTGTCCGACGGCCCCACCCTGTGGGCGATGTACCGAGACTGA
- a CDS encoding TetR/AcrR family transcriptional regulator has protein sequence MTDPRLTLESIVAQAITIADSDGLAGVSMRKIADALGVGAMSLYRHVADKDALLVEMTAEVTRRFAYPQEMMGDPDWRTRVRVAVEYDFNLYSTHPWVLLAYAVPRNGMQPETLVCFDWLLETFSHLGVPVPEAAELAFQVWSYSQGVGLGAVGGQLVSPGARTDFSGLSELIDGNVGVPESPRLAALVGVGDLPQVTNPREVIVKGVEILCDGIARRYASATDSRR, from the coding sequence GTGACCGATCCGCGTCTAACGCTGGAATCGATTGTTGCCCAGGCTATTACGATCGCCGACTCGGATGGCTTGGCCGGTGTCTCCATGCGCAAGATCGCCGATGCCCTCGGGGTGGGGGCGATGTCGCTATACCGTCACGTGGCCGACAAGGATGCGCTGCTGGTCGAGATGACCGCTGAGGTCACCCGGCGATTCGCCTATCCCCAAGAGATGATGGGCGACCCGGACTGGCGTACACGGGTACGCGTCGCCGTCGAGTACGACTTCAATCTGTACAGCACTCACCCCTGGGTGCTGTTGGCGTACGCGGTGCCGCGCAACGGCATGCAACCCGAAACTCTGGTGTGTTTCGATTGGTTGCTGGAGACCTTCAGCCACCTCGGGGTCCCCGTGCCCGAGGCGGCGGAATTGGCGTTTCAGGTGTGGAGCTATTCGCAGGGTGTCGGCCTGGGCGCGGTTGGCGGGCAGCTTGTCTCCCCGGGCGCCCGTACGGACTTTTCGGGTTTGTCGGAGCTGATCGATGGCAACGTCGGTGTGCCGGAGTCCCCGCGACTGGCCGCGCTGGTGGGGGTGGGTGACCTGCCGCAGGTGACCAATCCGCGCGAGGTGATCGTCAAGGGTGTCGAGATCCTGTGCGACGGCATTGCCAGGCGCTACGCATCGGCTACAGATAGCCGGCGATAA
- a CDS encoding M48 family metallopeptidase, with amino-acid sequence MSDLPTRTYIEFPGISTRAWEHPADRAALQTLRSLKGFDTVLKALAALLRERQHRLMYLATAIRVDDRQFSSLNDTLNDCARILDAPEIPELYVIQGPYANAFTIGMDRPFIVLTSGLLDLMNEQELRFVVGHELGHALSGHAVYRTMLLHLMRLAGNLGWMPIGGWALRAVVAALMEWQRKSELSGDRAGMLCGQDVDTAIRVEMKLAGGSRLDEMDTQRFLAQAAEYERTGDMRDGVLKLLNLELQSHPFSVLRAAELSKWIDRGEYGAILGGNYPRREDDAQSDLGSDFRSAARSYKDNFDSSTDPLISALRNFGSTLDGVVNVVGQGVTDVASDVRRRFSEWRNNSDDEPRDGDA; translated from the coding sequence ATGTCCGATCTGCCCACTCGTACCTATATCGAGTTTCCCGGAATTAGCACCCGCGCCTGGGAGCACCCCGCGGACCGGGCCGCTCTGCAAACACTGCGTAGTCTCAAGGGCTTCGACACCGTCCTCAAGGCGCTGGCCGCACTGTTGCGCGAACGCCAGCATCGGCTGATGTACCTGGCCACCGCCATCCGCGTCGACGACCGTCAGTTCAGCTCGCTCAACGACACCCTCAATGATTGCGCCCGCATCCTCGACGCCCCCGAAATCCCCGAGCTGTACGTCATTCAAGGGCCGTACGCCAACGCGTTCACCATCGGGATGGACCGGCCGTTCATCGTGCTCACCTCCGGCCTATTGGACCTGATGAATGAACAGGAGCTGCGCTTCGTCGTCGGCCACGAACTCGGGCACGCACTGTCCGGGCATGCCGTGTATCGCACAATGCTGCTGCACCTGATGCGGCTGGCCGGGAATCTCGGCTGGATGCCGATCGGCGGGTGGGCGCTGCGCGCCGTCGTCGCCGCGCTCATGGAATGGCAGCGCAAGTCCGAACTCTCCGGCGACCGCGCCGGAATGCTCTGCGGGCAGGACGTGGATACCGCCATCCGCGTGGAGATGAAGCTGGCCGGCGGGTCACGCCTCGACGAGATGGATACGCAACGCTTCCTGGCGCAGGCCGCCGAGTACGAGCGCACCGGGGACATGCGTGACGGCGTGCTCAAATTGCTGAACCTGGAATTGCAATCGCACCCCTTCTCGGTGCTGCGGGCCGCCGAACTGAGCAAGTGGATCGACCGCGGCGAATATGGCGCGATACTCGGCGGAAACTACCCGCGGCGCGAAGACGACGCACAGTCCGATTTGGGTTCTGATTTCCGTTCCGCGGCAAGGTCATACAAAGACAATTTCGACTCCTCGACCGATCCGCTGATCTCCGCACTACGCAACTTCGGGTCCACCCTTGACGGCGTCGTGAACGTCGTCGGACAAGGGGTCACCGATGTCGCCAGCGACGTGCGCCGCCGATTTTCGGAGTGGCGCAACAACTCCGACGACGAGCCACGCGATGGCGACGCCTGA
- a CDS encoding methionyl-tRNA formyltransferase: MRVVSFGYQVWGYRTLQALIDLGHEVVLAVTHPSSEEAYKAIWSAPVDELAREHGIPVHLATRVDAETIELVKGAEPDVIVVNSWYNRMPVELYDFPPHGTLNFHDSLLPKFTGFSPVLWSLISGESEFGLTVHRMDSGLDTGDILVQHSLPIGPADTGTELVLRGMDLIPGVLAEALGALESGEALWRPQNKAERTYCHKRSERDSAIDWGWPAEDLERFVRALSDPYPRAFTFYDGGRIEVLEARISEARYGGTPGRVIVQEEGGVVVCGADAYRVGNRGLVITRIRDADGNEHSGHEYFRRGGYLNSHT; encoded by the coding sequence ATGCGCGTCGTGTCGTTCGGGTATCAGGTCTGGGGTTATCGGACTTTGCAGGCGTTGATCGATCTGGGGCATGAGGTGGTGCTGGCGGTTACGCATCCTTCTAGTGAGGAAGCGTATAAGGCGATTTGGTCGGCGCCGGTTGATGAGCTTGCGCGTGAGCACGGTATTCCGGTGCATTTGGCGACGCGGGTGGATGCTGAAACCATCGAATTGGTTAAGGGTGCTGAGCCTGATGTCATTGTGGTTAATAGTTGGTATAACCGGATGCCGGTGGAGCTTTATGATTTCCCGCCGCATGGCACGCTGAATTTTCATGATTCGTTGCTGCCGAAATTTACTGGGTTCTCGCCTGTTTTGTGGTCGTTGATCAGTGGTGAGTCCGAGTTCGGGTTGACGGTGCATCGTATGGATAGCGGTTTGGATACCGGTGACATTTTGGTGCAGCATTCGCTGCCGATCGGTCCGGCTGATACCGGCACCGAGTTGGTGTTGCGGGGGATGGATCTGATTCCGGGGGTGTTGGCTGAGGCGCTGGGTGCGTTGGAGTCCGGTGAGGCGCTGTGGCGGCCGCAGAACAAGGCGGAGCGCACGTACTGCCATAAGCGTTCTGAGCGTGACAGTGCGATCGATTGGGGTTGGCCGGCCGAGGATCTGGAGCGGTTTGTGCGGGCGTTGTCGGATCCGTATCCGCGGGCGTTCACTTTCTATGACGGCGGGCGTATTGAGGTTTTGGAGGCGCGGATTTCCGAGGCCCGCTATGGCGGTACGCCGGGGCGGGTGATCGTGCAAGAAGAAGGCGGGGTCGTGGTGTGTGGCGCTGATGCCTACCGCGTGGGTAACCGCGGGCTGGTGATCACCCGCATCCGAGACGCCGACGGCAACGAGCACAGCGGCCACGAGTACTTCCGGCGCGGGGGATATCTCAACAGCCACACCTGA
- a CDS encoding SMI1/KNR4 family protein, translated as MAMLADQQKALHEKDPLYGLPGPLQPATRKDIRAQERQRGLYLDADHRELLQISDGLRFFCGFDDLFSFADSMPGSKNWEGMKAYIEGASLTPEYFGAHSFNQLIPVLGTEDDYVMTIAVAHSYFSDEPGTVFELGGDGPNGIGQYPTLMDAVRSKSEWYQKELRSMNE; from the coding sequence GTGGCGATGCTCGCCGACCAGCAGAAGGCCCTGCACGAGAAGGACCCTCTATACGGCCTTCCTGGCCCGCTCCAGCCGGCAACACGCAAGGACATCCGCGCGCAGGAACGCCAGCGGGGCCTGTATCTCGACGCCGATCACCGGGAACTGCTCCAGATTTCCGACGGCCTGCGCTTCTTCTGCGGCTTCGATGACTTGTTCTCATTCGCGGACTCGATGCCCGGCTCGAAGAACTGGGAGGGCATGAAGGCGTACATCGAGGGCGCGTCGCTGACTCCCGAATACTTCGGTGCCCACTCCTTCAACCAACTGATTCCCGTCCTCGGCACTGAGGACGATTACGTCATGACCATCGCCGTTGCCCACTCATACTTCAGCGACGAACCCGGCACCGTCTTCGAACTTGGCGGTGACGGCCCCAACGGGATCGGCCAGTACCCGACGTTGATGGACGCAGTGAGAAGTAAGTCGGAGTGGTACCAGAAAGAGCTGCGGAGCATGAACGAATAG
- a CDS encoding DHA2 family efflux MFS transporter permease subunit, which produces MDSVPTTLGAPSGPAERPDVEAPAHPDKLDASLLRIAGICGLASVMAFLDSTAVTVAQRTFVTQFGASQAMVSWTIAGYMLAFATVIPMSGWAADRYGTKRLFLGAVLVFTVGSLLCAVAPNILLLIIFRVIQGVGGGMLMPLSFMILTREAGPKRLGRVIAIGAVPFLLGPIGGPILGGWLIGTYGWEWIFLINLPIGLSAFLLAALMFPKDRPEPSEKLDVVGALLLSPGVATLLAGMLAIPGRDSLADPHVLLPIAIGAALIFAFVVHTRNRASHPLIDLGLFENPVVRWANITQFAFAATFVGAGLLVPSYFQVALHQTPMQSGMSMVAMGIGLVLTVPLAGVFMDKRGPGTIVLIGLPLIAVGLGVFAYGVARPEAHSAILLIGLLIMGMGVGCTSTPLSAACVQSLAPARVARGTTLLSVNDQVGGSVGAALMAMLLTTQFNRVGGGIEPDPTAVSGGETGAAGMAGGSPMNSYSDFAGDTSQLLSHAYTTVFLVAVALAVVTVIPAIFLPRAVVVNINP; this is translated from the coding sequence ATGGACAGCGTGCCTACGACCCTCGGTGCGCCGAGCGGGCCTGCCGAGCGGCCAGATGTAGAGGCGCCCGCCCATCCCGACAAGCTGGACGCCTCGCTGCTCCGGATCGCCGGCATATGCGGTCTGGCCAGTGTGATGGCCTTCTTGGACAGCACGGCCGTCACCGTCGCCCAACGCACGTTCGTCACCCAATTCGGGGCCAGTCAGGCCATGGTCTCCTGGACCATCGCCGGCTACATGCTCGCCTTCGCGACAGTGATCCCGATGAGTGGCTGGGCAGCCGACAGATACGGCACCAAGCGGCTGTTCCTGGGCGCGGTCCTGGTGTTCACGGTTGGCTCGCTGCTGTGCGCAGTAGCGCCGAATATATTGCTGCTCATCATCTTCCGTGTGATCCAGGGAGTTGGCGGCGGCATGTTGATGCCGTTGAGCTTCATGATCCTGACCCGAGAAGCGGGCCCGAAACGTCTTGGCCGCGTTATCGCGATAGGCGCTGTTCCCTTCTTGCTCGGCCCGATCGGTGGGCCGATCCTGGGAGGATGGCTGATCGGCACCTATGGCTGGGAATGGATCTTCCTGATCAATCTGCCGATCGGATTGAGCGCTTTTCTGTTGGCGGCGCTCATGTTCCCGAAAGACCGTCCCGAGCCTTCCGAGAAACTCGACGTCGTCGGCGCGCTGTTGCTCTCACCTGGCGTGGCCACGTTGCTTGCCGGCATGTTGGCGATACCCGGGCGTGACAGCCTCGCCGACCCGCATGTCCTGCTACCTATAGCTATCGGCGCCGCATTGATTTTCGCCTTCGTGGTGCACACCAGAAACCGTGCGTCCCACCCGCTCATCGACCTGGGGCTGTTCGAAAACCCGGTGGTGCGGTGGGCCAACATCACCCAGTTCGCCTTCGCCGCCACATTTGTGGGGGCCGGGTTGCTTGTGCCGAGCTACTTTCAGGTGGCTCTGCATCAGACGCCGATGCAGTCGGGGATGTCCATGGTGGCCATGGGAATCGGTCTCGTACTGACCGTGCCCCTGGCAGGGGTGTTCATGGACAAGCGCGGTCCGGGCACGATCGTCTTGATCGGGCTGCCCCTGATCGCGGTGGGCCTGGGGGTATTCGCGTACGGAGTTGCGCGGCCCGAGGCTCACTCGGCGATATTGCTGATCGGATTACTGATCATGGGCATGGGTGTTGGCTGCACGTCGACGCCGCTTTCAGCGGCGTGCGTCCAGTCGCTGGCACCTGCGCGGGTGGCGCGGGGTACCACGCTGTTGAGTGTCAACGACCAGGTAGGGGGTTCGGTTGGGGCCGCGTTGATGGCAATGTTGTTGACCACTCAGTTCAACCGTGTCGGGGGCGGAATTGAGCCGGATCCGACGGCGGTATCGGGTGGCGAAACCGGTGCCGCCGGAATGGCGGGTGGCTCGCCGATGAACTCGTATTCAGATTTTGCGGGTGATACATCTCAATTGCTGTCACATGCGTACACAACGGTATTTCTTGTCGCCGTCGCATTAGCGGTAGTTACCGTTATCCCGGCGATTTTTCTACCGCGGGCAGTGGTGGTAAATATCAACCCCTGA
- a CDS encoding MFS transporter, whose amino-acid sequence MTSCKSTATENATPEGARAGRRTWFGLATLLLPVFLVSMDVSVLFLAMPRLSESLNPTAAEQLWILDVYGFLLAGLLITMGNLGDRWGRRRLMLWGATLFGLASVIAAFAPTPLTLIAARALMGIGGATLLPASLALIGVMFPNARQKALAVGIWAAAFSFGAAVGPVIGGLLLHHYWWGSVFLINVPVLIVLLLTANALIPEYRNPVLEPFDLAGVALSMVGIMAFVYAVKVMATHGFSPAVAITGAIGVLTLAAFVRQQMRNPHPLLALDLFRNRTFTVAIVGTIAAMATFGATTYLTGLYLQSVLGFDVLAAAFLGLPMALTVAYFSMDAARIERLLGERWTFVTSLLAMAVGNAVLLALGPHGPVGVYIAATVIVGAGAGVMFTFVSAVALNAAPTERAGQATGISEMSFELGTAFGLALFGALASAIFAARTHMHETLGQAMARAKDLGGEAGATAAELARTGWTDGIHAVAGVSTLLLVATALAAALVMRHTDT is encoded by the coding sequence ATGACCAGCTGCAAGAGCACAGCGACCGAAAACGCGACGCCTGAAGGCGCCCGCGCTGGACGCCGTACCTGGTTCGGGCTCGCGACCCTGCTACTACCGGTCTTCCTGGTCTCCATGGATGTCTCGGTGCTGTTCCTGGCGATGCCACGGCTGTCCGAGTCACTCAACCCGACCGCGGCCGAGCAGCTCTGGATCCTGGACGTGTACGGATTCCTGCTCGCAGGTCTGCTGATCACCATGGGCAATCTGGGTGACCGGTGGGGCCGGCGGCGCCTCATGCTGTGGGGGGCGACGCTTTTTGGTCTCGCATCGGTGATCGCGGCGTTCGCACCCACACCGCTGACCCTGATCGCGGCCCGCGCCCTGATGGGTATCGGCGGAGCCACCCTGCTGCCTGCCAGCCTGGCGCTCATCGGTGTCATGTTCCCCAATGCGCGCCAGAAGGCGCTCGCGGTCGGCATCTGGGCCGCAGCGTTCTCCTTCGGTGCGGCGGTCGGCCCCGTCATCGGTGGCCTGCTGTTGCATCACTACTGGTGGGGCTCGGTATTCCTCATCAACGTCCCGGTGCTGATCGTGCTGCTGCTCACCGCGAACGCACTCATTCCCGAATACCGAAACCCTGTGCTGGAGCCGTTCGACCTCGCCGGCGTCGCGTTGTCCATGGTTGGCATCATGGCCTTTGTCTACGCCGTGAAAGTCATGGCCACACATGGCTTTTCACCTGCGGTGGCGATCACCGGAGCTATCGGCGTACTGACGCTCGCGGCATTCGTCCGCCAGCAGATGCGGAATCCTCATCCCCTGTTGGCACTCGACTTGTTCCGCAATCGGACCTTCACCGTGGCAATCGTCGGCACCATCGCCGCGATGGCCACCTTCGGTGCGACCACCTACCTCACCGGGCTCTACCTGCAGTCGGTGCTCGGTTTCGACGTGCTGGCCGCCGCGTTCCTGGGACTGCCGATGGCGCTGACCGTCGCCTACTTCTCGATGGACGCCGCACGCATCGAGCGGCTACTCGGCGAGCGTTGGACATTCGTGACGTCTCTGCTGGCCATGGCCGTGGGCAACGCGGTACTGCTCGCGCTGGGCCCCCATGGGCCGGTCGGCGTCTACATCGCGGCAACGGTGATCGTCGGCGCCGGAGCCGGCGTCATGTTCACCTTCGTTTCGGCGGTGGCGCTGAATGCCGCCCCGACCGAGCGCGCCGGGCAGGCCACGGGCATCTCGGAGATGAGCTTTGAACTCGGGACCGCCTTCGGGCTCGCGCTGTTCGGCGCCCTCGCCTCGGCGATATTCGCCGCACGCACCCACATGCACGAGACACTCGGGCAGGCCATGGCGCGCGCCAAGGATCTCGGCGGCGAGGCCGGCGCCACCGCGGCCGAACTCGCCAGAACCGGATGGACGGACGGAATCCATGCGGTCGCCGGGGTGTCGACGCTGCTCCTGGTCGCCACCGCGCTCGCGGCAGCCCTCGTGATGCGTCACACCGACACCTGA
- a CDS encoding class I SAM-dependent methyltransferase, protein MDTVVRQVRRVGDFPFPHQAAFILDNPIHRKFVNPAAVAERLALRGDERVLEIGPGPGIFSVQIAPRLPAGHLDLFDVQPEMLDKVKHKLDRAGYRNAEFHSGDASNGLPFPDKSFDVAFLASVIGEVPDKTACIRSLHKALKPGGRLIFQEIFLDPDRLGISELRTLAEPEGFDFASATGSRWRDIVEFTRTER, encoded by the coding sequence ATGGACACCGTGGTACGCCAGGTGCGCCGGGTTGGCGACTTTCCGTTTCCGCACCAGGCGGCATTCATTCTCGACAATCCGATTCATCGCAAGTTCGTCAATCCGGCAGCCGTGGCCGAGCGGCTGGCACTACGGGGCGACGAACGGGTGCTGGAGATCGGCCCTGGTCCGGGGATCTTCAGTGTGCAGATAGCCCCGCGACTCCCCGCCGGCCACCTCGACCTGTTCGACGTACAGCCCGAGATGCTCGACAAGGTCAAACACAAACTCGACCGGGCCGGGTACCGGAACGCGGAATTTCACTCGGGCGACGCCAGCAATGGACTTCCTTTCCCGGACAAGTCTTTTGACGTTGCGTTCCTCGCCAGCGTGATCGGCGAAGTCCCCGACAAGACGGCGTGCATCCGCTCACTGCACAAGGCACTCAAACCCGGCGGGCGGCTGATCTTCCAGGAAATCTTCCTCGACCCCGATCGCCTCGGCATCTCCGAGCTGCGGACCCTGGCCGAACCGGAGGGCTTCGACTTCGCCTCGGCTACCGGAAGCCGGTGGCGCGACATCGTGGAGTTCACCCGTACCGAGCGCTAG